One Drosophila subpulchrella strain 33 F10 #4 breed RU33 chromosome 2R, RU_Dsub_v1.1 Primary Assembly, whole genome shotgun sequence genomic window, aatctagtatacccttttactctacgagtaacgggtataaatatccTAAAATACAAATCTTCCAAAGTACTGCAATCATCATATTTTTTCTTGCCCAttataatatacatatattaattctttttattaattaattataataattattattatcattttcAACAGTTTTTATGGACGTTATAGAAGTAATCATTTTTAGAAATATGTATAATATTATGCCAGCCAAAAGATAAGGAGGAGAACTGtggtaatttttttaataattcgtgttattacattttatttaagaaCTGCACCCAATGCTAGAATCGAAATGCACAAGCTGAATTTCGAGGGATTTCTCATTTGATCAACACACATTTAATGATACATTTTATTGTTATGTATGCACATTTGGGCGCCACATTTCGCAGTGGGACAATTGAGTCGCCTCGCACTTAAAGTCGTATGCAAATTGACGCAAATTGCCAACGCTCACGTTCACACGCTCATCATCCCGATCGTGGGCGATCACCGGAGGCAGGGATCCGCAGAAGAACTGGGCATAGCTCAGGTGGAACAATTGCGGTGCGCTGAACTCCGGCTCAAAGGCATACGGGCGGTACTCGAGTTTCCGGGAGTCATGATCCAAACCAAAGAAGGTGTCGTAGGCCAATTGCAGTCCATTAAGATCAGCCAGGCGTTCTTTTAAGGAAACATAGGCTTTTCCCTCCGCACACTTGATGGCATTCCGGAAGGCAGGCGACTCACGGATCTCGAAGCCCACAGGTGATTCGTTTCCGGCTGCATCGAAGAGTATGCCATCCTGCTCGAAGGCGTGATTCATTTCGTGGGCCAGAACTGCTCCCAAAAGACTCTGCTGGAAGATGATATGCTGGCGGTGATCGAACAAGGGCCATTGCAAAAATTCCATGGGCACGGTGATGGTGTTCCTTTCGTTTTCATAGAATGGCGAAGTCCTGGCCTTCCTCACATTGTCGTTGACATAGTAGCGCTGCAGATCCAGTCTGTACTGCGGGTTTAGCAGTCCCGCATGCTGAAGACGGGTCCGAAGAGCCAAGGCCTGAATGAGATTGCTGTAGAAATTTGACTTTGTAAAATTAACACTCTCGTAATGGGTGTCGTAGAACTCGGCCGATTTTTCCTCTGGTAAATTGCCCACGTTTAGCTGAATACCCTCCAATTTAGCTCTCACATAGGCCAGTTGGTGGGTCATGAGCTGCAGACGATTGGCATCCAAGTATTTGCCAAAGGTCGCCTTTAAGCTCGCCAAGATCTCCTTTAGCTGCAAGGTGTCCTGCTGCCGATTTTGGTACACAAACCGATCGTACATATAATTCATACCTAGGGGTAGAATAGCACGCATGTGGTGAATGCATGTCTTTGAGTTCCGCTCTCTAGGTTCCGAATCCTCCAGAAAAACATAGTGATGCAATCGGATATAAAGAAATTTAGCATCATCatcaaaattataaacaaacttAAGAATTTCCCGCAAATAGTTCACATCACTAATTTCGAAAATCAATTGATCGACATTTTTTGTGGTGCAGTGAGCACCCAATAATTGTCTACAGAGATGACGAATGGTCGATGAAATAATTGAGGTTTGTTGACTGAATTCACTATAACTCCGTGTATATACAACCGGATTCTCTTTACGATATCTATCCTGAATTTCCTGCACTTTCTGCGCCAGCTCGaccgttttatttttataaatcgACTCAATCAAATGCAAAAGCTGCAACACACGCAGGTTACTATACCTGGCACTCGGATCAGGCATCTTTATCTGAATAACCTGGCGCATTGAATCATTGTCGGCCACACCAATGCGCTCATCATAGACTAACCCACTTAAGCCGTGCTTGATGGTATTATGAATATCTGCCGACCATTCTATAAATTCTTCTGGAAGATAAGTAGTGTTAAGCTTTCGCGTATCCTCCGTACAGGCTTTGTAATATGATCGCATTTGTTCAATAAGTCGCGGTGCTTGGCTGTCGTTGTCTCCCACGTGGCTCTCCATTAATTCGACCATGGCACTTGCAAACTGATCCTCTACCCATTCAAAGTTGTCAACATATTCCGAGGCACTGCTAAAGCCTCCGCAGGCGAAATTCCAGAAATTCGAGCATGGTGATGCGGTTTTATTAAGATTTTTGTGAATCTGGTTTACCGTAGCAAGGTTGATATCCACTTCCGCCTCTATAAAATGCAATGATGCCATTAGGCAAGAGCACAGCAAAAGTAAACTTCCCATTCTGTTCGTTTGATTTAAACTGAGAAGTAAATTAAACAAGCAACAGGTCGGCTGAGCTTGGACACCTTTGTTCTGGCGAAAGAGCTTCGTGTCTGGGACTGATAACTCAAAGCTTCACCTCTGAAATGTAGAATAATTACCCAGATTGCCAACATATATCAGCCACCTATACATGTATACACCCGCTTTGTGAATACATTAATCCGAGCTTAATGTTTATTGAATCTGATCGTTAGTTACAACCCAATTGTAGATCAACACTCAATCATTAGCTAAGATCGTTCAATATATAAAACAGGTAATCTTGTCGGGACTACCCCAACTTTACAGCTTATAGTCTACTTAACCAAACTGGATCTAAAATGTTCACTTCTTGAACTTTTGCTTCTTTCCCGCACTCGCACCCGTCTTGGACTTTTTCAGCTGCCCGATCTGCTTGGATTTTTGCTTCAGCTTGTTCTGCTTCTTGATGGGCTTTCCCTCCAGAATGGGCACTTCGTCGATCTCCACTCGCGGCGCCTTGGCCAGTTTGGATGGCTTGGACTTCGCCGGCTGTTCCACCTTGGCCTTTGGCTTCG contains:
- the LOC119551743 gene encoding neprilysin-1 codes for the protein MGSLLLLCSCLMASLHFIEAEVDINLATVNQIHKNLNKTASPCSNFWNFACGGFSSASEYVDNFEWVEDQFASAMVELMESHVGDNDSQAPRLIEQMRSYYKACTEDTRKLNTTYLPEEFIEWSADIHNTIKHGLSGLVYDERIGVADNDSMRQVIQIKMPDPSARYSNLRVLQLLHLIESIYKNKTVELAQKVQEIQDRYRKENPVVYTRSYSEFSQQTSIISSTIRHLCRQLLGAHCTTKNVDQLIFEISDVNYLREILKFVYNFDDDAKFLYIRLHHYVFLEDSEPRERNSKTCIHHMRAILPLGMNYMYDRFVYQNRQQDTLQLKEILASLKATFGKYLDANRLQLMTHQLAYVRAKLEGIQLNVGNLPEEKSAEFYDTHYESVNFTKSNFYSNLIQALALRTRLQHAGLLNPQYRLDLQRYYVNDNVRKARTSPFYENERNTITVPMEFLQWPLFDHRQHIIFQQSLLGAVLAHEMNHAFEQDGILFDAAGNESPVGFEIRESPAFRNAIKCAEGKAYVSLKERLADLNGLQLAYDTFFGLDHDSRKLEYRPYAFEPEFSAPQLFHLSYAQFFCGSLPPVIAHDRDDERVNVSVGNLRQFAYDFKCEATQLSHCEMWRPNVHT